The following are encoded together in the Novipirellula galeiformis genome:
- a CDS encoding virulence RhuM family protein — MTENLPSPAEGQFLFYDTEDGKTRVQVLLDGMTCWMPQSHIAVLFETTPQNVTQHIKNIYAEGELDESATCKNYLQVQKEGNREVKRNLLIFNLEVVIAIGYRVRSSRGTQFRRWATSTLNEFLVKGFVLDDQRLKAAKSTFGKDYFDELLERIRDIRASERRFYQKITDIYATASDYNKDAEVSREFFATVQNKLEWAITGMTAAELIKDRADATQPNMGLQTWKNSPSGKIRKTDITVAKNYLFQEELSDLNRIVTMYLDYAEDQAKRQQPMTMAQWASKLDAFLAFNDRSVLKNAGKVEKKVADALAIEQYEQYKTEQRRIEATEPTSDFDRFVDDIGKLNPPEGEEGSDA, encoded by the coding sequence ATGACCGAAAACCTGCCGTCCCCAGCAGAGGGGCAATTCCTTTTCTACGATACCGAAGACGGGAAAACCCGGGTTCAAGTTCTGCTGGACGGTATGACATGCTGGATGCCTCAGAGCCACATTGCCGTGCTCTTTGAGACTACCCCGCAGAATGTCACCCAGCACATTAAGAACATCTATGCCGAGGGAGAGCTGGACGAATCCGCAACTTGTAAGAATTACTTACAAGTTCAAAAAGAGGGAAATCGCGAGGTAAAACGCAATCTGCTGATCTTCAACCTGGAGGTTGTTATTGCTATCGGATACCGCGTCCGAAGCTCACGAGGTACGCAATTTCGCCGCTGGGCCACCTCCACGCTCAATGAGTTCCTCGTCAAAGGGTTCGTGCTTGACGACCAGCGTTTGAAAGCTGCCAAATCAACCTTCGGCAAAGACTACTTTGACGAACTCCTCGAACGCATTCGCGACATTCGCGCGTCCGAGCGACGGTTCTATCAAAAGATCACCGACATCTACGCGACTGCGTCTGACTACAACAAGGACGCCGAAGTCTCGCGGGAGTTTTTTGCGACGGTTCAGAACAAACTGGAATGGGCCATCACCGGAATGACCGCAGCAGAGCTCATTAAGGATCGTGCCGATGCAACTCAGCCCAACATGGGTTTGCAAACGTGGAAGAACTCACCTTCGGGAAAAATCCGTAAAACGGATATTACCGTCGCAAAAAACTACCTATTCCAAGAAGAACTGAGTGACCTGAATCGTATCGTCACGATGTACCTCGACTACGCAGAAGACCAAGCCAAGCGTCAGCAACCGATGACGATGGCACAGTGGGCATCCAAGCTGGATGCCTTCCTTGCTTTTAACGATCGCTCCGTATTAAAGAACGCAGGAAAAGTCGAAAAGAAGGTCGCGGATGCATTGGCAATCGAGCAGTACGAGCAATACAAGACCGAGCAACGACGAATCGAAGCAACGGAACCGACCAGCGACTTCGATCGCTTCGTTGACGATATCGGCAAGTTAAATCCTCCAGAGGGCGAGGAGGGCAGCGATGCTTAG
- a CDS encoding restriction endonuclease subunit S: MSNPTVGESPDHWEFTTLGEVCDRGGGSIQTGPFGSQLHASDYVDEGIPSIMPVNIGDNRLIETDIKRITEEDAERLSKHLVVPGDIIYSRRGDVERRALVREEQRGWFCGTGCIKVRLGEGVVDPAFASFYLDHPNVRQWIVQHAVGATMPNLNTSIMKAIPFVLPPPEEQRAIASILGSLDDKIELNRRMNATLESLARAIFKSWFVDFDPVKINAGQMPADGHDPTILNLFPSTFQDSGIPEGWVSTTLGDEVDFQTGNAFKSKSFTNEPPGTRLARGMNVKEGVFFWGNQTRYWPEVTDDIEPYLLRAGDVLIGMDGSKVGKNWVRVREVDLPCLLVQRVARLRAADSVGENFLWILCGSETFRRYVDSVKTGTSIPHISGGQIKSLSFVRPPKGDDRVFHEFENIVSAFANQHDKNASESVSLSLLRDTLLPRLLSGERPVPDSLLPIEQVV; this comes from the coding sequence ATGTCTAATCCGACGGTCGGCGAAAGTCCGGATCATTGGGAGTTTACAACTCTTGGCGAAGTCTGCGATCGCGGAGGCGGGAGTATTCAGACCGGACCTTTTGGAAGTCAATTGCACGCATCGGACTATGTCGATGAGGGCATTCCATCCATCATGCCGGTCAACATCGGCGACAACCGCTTGATCGAAACGGACATCAAGCGGATCACCGAGGAAGACGCGGAACGCCTTAGTAAACACCTTGTTGTGCCCGGTGACATAATCTACAGCCGCCGTGGAGATGTCGAACGCCGTGCACTTGTTCGCGAAGAACAACGTGGCTGGTTCTGTGGAACGGGCTGCATCAAAGTCCGACTTGGCGAAGGTGTAGTCGATCCCGCGTTCGCGTCGTTCTATCTAGACCACCCGAACGTGCGTCAATGGATTGTGCAGCACGCGGTTGGCGCAACGATGCCAAATTTGAATACCAGCATCATGAAGGCGATCCCGTTTGTACTGCCGCCTCCAGAAGAACAGCGAGCTATCGCGTCGATCCTTGGATCATTGGACGACAAGATCGAGTTGAACCGTCGGATGAATGCGACGCTGGAGTCTCTTGCGCGGGCGATCTTCAAGAGTTGGTTCGTCGATTTCGACCCGGTCAAAATCAACGCGGGCCAGATGCCTGCGGATGGACACGACCCAACGATTCTCAACCTTTTCCCCTCCACCTTCCAAGACTCAGGCATTCCTGAAGGTTGGGTATCCACCACATTGGGAGACGAAGTCGACTTTCAAACAGGAAACGCGTTCAAAAGCAAATCGTTTACAAACGAACCACCCGGAACACGATTGGCAAGAGGAATGAACGTCAAAGAGGGTGTCTTCTTTTGGGGTAACCAAACGCGTTATTGGCCCGAAGTGACCGACGACATCGAACCCTATTTGCTTCGTGCTGGCGATGTGTTGATCGGCATGGATGGTTCAAAGGTAGGCAAAAACTGGGTTCGGGTTCGTGAAGTCGACCTCCCGTGTTTGCTGGTGCAGCGAGTCGCCCGATTGCGAGCCGCCGATTCAGTTGGTGAGAACTTCCTGTGGATACTCTGCGGTAGTGAGACGTTTCGCCGATACGTCGACTCGGTGAAGACAGGTACTTCGATTCCACACATTAGCGGCGGACAGATCAAGAGTCTCTCCTTTGTGCGACCGCCCAAGGGAGATGATCGTGTTTTCCATGAGTTCGAGAACATCGTGAGTGCTTTCGCAAATCAACACGACAAGAATGCAAGTGAGTCAGTGTCGCTAAGTCTGCTTCGCGACACCCTCCTTCCCCGCCTTCTCTCCGGCGAACGCCCCGTTCCAGATTCTCTCCTACCGATTGAGCAGGTGGTCTAA
- a CDS encoding DUF6119 family protein: MATKGIPTAKLNVLLLKAKCKSFKDALRDGHTLAETKLKSTIGVASTLYTKTPHQNPPSWAKFLRPIAKGELRLGNASSSAILFVKSAGRIFAFCFGQGRSELKNDIAEPAFGLKVALNTVDAAKLRSADARTLEHGVTTRRLQTSRNADQTAFGFDVSRELLRQIAGQPDDPTIGTKVVGTDALTLHARITAGGLGKKCEQLLKAYQSKKYKDQFEWVDHLTAVNDRGIREKLDEKLVKEFTNGDRENMHLAATSIVDWEAVESFKLGGAGRTEFVDLDLETYVSQIKKLDEISLQRLKNYQVKAKFAGGTSHQRQSNIYSSLVWETRHAGKMYALVDGSWYAIDSNYAETVAKFIQAIPIPDPDHLPNTTLGEVEGDYNERAAEESDELFMLDKLLVRPEGASTSIEFCDLFSKAKQLIHVKRKTRSATLSHLFAQGVVSAELFLQDPEVRNQVKDHIRDHAPNGGFLGHIPNGRPNAGDYEVVYGIAAKPNNKWPLSLPFFSQVNLMTACKRLDALGFRYSLVLIEAS, encoded by the coding sequence ATGGCGACGAAAGGTATTCCAACGGCAAAGCTGAATGTGCTCTTGCTCAAGGCGAAATGCAAATCGTTCAAAGATGCGTTACGCGACGGTCACACTTTGGCGGAAACGAAACTTAAGAGCACCATTGGAGTTGCTTCCACGCTATACACGAAAACGCCGCATCAGAACCCACCAAGTTGGGCGAAGTTCCTTAGGCCAATAGCTAAAGGCGAACTAAGGCTGGGCAATGCTTCGAGTTCTGCGATTCTCTTTGTTAAATCTGCTGGGCGAATCTTTGCGTTTTGTTTCGGCCAAGGAAGAAGTGAGTTGAAAAACGATATTGCAGAGCCTGCATTTGGTTTGAAAGTGGCATTGAACACCGTCGATGCCGCCAAGCTTCGCAGTGCAGACGCTCGGACGTTAGAACACGGGGTCACGACTCGACGTCTTCAAACAAGTCGAAACGCCGACCAAACTGCTTTCGGTTTTGACGTATCTCGCGAACTGTTGCGTCAGATTGCTGGACAGCCAGATGACCCTACGATCGGCACGAAGGTTGTTGGGACTGACGCACTGACGCTTCACGCCCGCATCACGGCGGGTGGGCTTGGGAAAAAATGCGAGCAGCTATTAAAGGCCTATCAGTCGAAGAAATACAAAGACCAATTTGAATGGGTAGATCATCTCACTGCAGTCAACGACCGGGGGATTCGAGAAAAACTCGATGAAAAGTTGGTAAAAGAATTTACCAATGGCGATCGCGAGAACATGCATCTCGCTGCAACTTCGATTGTTGATTGGGAAGCGGTGGAGAGCTTCAAGTTGGGCGGGGCAGGCAGGACTGAGTTTGTCGATCTTGACCTTGAAACGTATGTTTCGCAAATCAAGAAGCTTGATGAAATCTCACTTCAACGGCTAAAGAACTACCAAGTAAAAGCCAAGTTTGCGGGCGGCACCTCCCATCAACGTCAGTCAAATATTTACTCGTCACTTGTGTGGGAGACCAGGCATGCGGGCAAAATGTATGCGTTGGTCGATGGAAGCTGGTACGCCATTGACAGCAACTACGCAGAAACCGTCGCCAAATTCATCCAAGCGATACCGATACCCGACCCAGATCATCTTCCTAATACGACTCTCGGGGAGGTTGAAGGTGACTACAACGAGCGCGCGGCAGAAGAAAGTGACGAATTATTTATGCTCGATAAGCTCTTGGTAAGACCTGAAGGTGCATCAACCTCCATTGAGTTTTGCGATTTATTTTCAAAAGCAAAGCAACTGATCCATGTAAAGCGGAAGACACGTTCAGCGACATTGAGCCACTTGTTCGCTCAGGGGGTTGTGTCAGCAGAGCTTTTTCTTCAGGACCCTGAGGTGCGAAATCAAGTCAAGGATCACATCCGGGATCACGCACCCAATGGTGGATTTTTGGGGCACATTCCTAACGGGCGGCCAAACGCAGGTGACTACGAAGTCGTATACGGCATCGCAGCAAAGCCCAACAATAAATGGCCTCTTTCGTTGCCGTTTTTTAGCCAAGTCAACCTGATGACCGCCTGCAAGCGTTTGGACGCACTTGGCTTTCGATATTCCTTGGTCCTGATTGAAGCGAGTTGA